Proteins co-encoded in one Streptomyces sp. NBC_01283 genomic window:
- the hrcA gene encoding heat-inducible transcriptional repressor HrcA, with amino-acid sequence MLSERRLEVLRAIVHDYVGTEEPVGSKALTERHSLGVSPATVRNDMAALEEEGFIAQPHTSAGRIPTDKGYRLFVDRLAGVKPMAAPERRAIQNFLDGAVDLDDVVARTVRLLAQLTRQVAVVQYPSLTRSTVRHVELLSLAPARLMLVLITDTGRVEQRMIDCPAPFGETSLADLRARLNSRVAGRRFADVPQLVQDMTESFDAEDRGTVATVLSTLLETLVEETEERLMIGGTANLTRFGHDFPLTIRPVLEALEEQVVLLKLLGEATDSGMTVRIGHENAHEGLSSTSVVSVGYGSGSEAVAKLGVVGPTRMDYPGTMGAVRAVARYVGQILAES; translated from the coding sequence ATGCTCAGTGAACGCAGGCTCGAGGTGCTGCGCGCCATCGTCCATGACTACGTCGGCACCGAGGAGCCCGTCGGCTCCAAGGCGCTCACCGAGCGGCACAGTCTCGGTGTGTCCCCCGCCACGGTCCGCAACGACATGGCGGCGCTGGAGGAGGAAGGGTTCATCGCCCAGCCTCACACGAGTGCCGGGCGCATCCCGACCGACAAGGGGTACCGCCTCTTCGTCGACCGGCTCGCGGGCGTCAAGCCGATGGCGGCGCCGGAGCGCAGGGCCATCCAGAACTTCCTCGACGGCGCCGTCGACCTCGACGACGTCGTGGCGCGCACGGTGCGGCTGCTCGCGCAGCTGACCCGGCAGGTCGCGGTCGTGCAGTACCCGTCGCTCACGCGGTCGACGGTGCGGCACGTGGAGCTGCTCTCACTGGCTCCGGCCCGTCTGATGCTCGTCCTGATCACGGACACGGGCCGGGTCGAGCAGCGCATGATCGACTGTCCTGCCCCGTTCGGGGAGACCTCGCTCGCGGATCTGCGGGCGCGGCTCAACAGCAGGGTCGCGGGCCGCCGCTTCGCGGACGTGCCGCAGCTCGTGCAGGACATGACGGAGTCCTTCGACGCGGAGGACCGTGGCACCGTGGCGACGGTGCTCTCCACACTCCTCGAAACCTTGGTCGAGGAGACCGAGGAGCGGCTGATGATCGGCGGAACGGCCAATCTCACCCGCTTCGGACATGACTTTCCCCTCACCATCAGGCCCGTCCTGGAGGCTCTTGAGGAGCAGGTCGTCCTGCTCAAGTTGCTTGGCGAGGCCACGGATTCGGGCATGACCGTACGGATCGGTCACGAGAACGCCCATGAGGGACTCAGCTCTACGTCCGTGGTCTCCGTCGGCTACGGTTCGGGCAGCGAGGCAGTAGCCAAACTCGGCGTGGTCGGCCCGACCCGCATGGACTATCCGGGAACGATGGGAGCAGTACGCGCAGTGGCACGTTACGTCGGACAGATCCTGGCGGAGTCGTAA
- a CDS encoding nitronate monooxygenase, translating to MSSALTDLCRLPIVQAPMAGGASCPQLAAAVCEAGGLGFLAAGYKTADGMYQEIKQLRGLTSRPFGVNLFMPQPEYADAAAVDVYRNQLAGEAAWYETQLGDPDSGRDDGYDAKLAILVEDPVPLVSFTFGCPTRDVFDAFARVGTITVATVTSPEEAQTAQWSGADAVCVQGIEAGGHQGTHRDNPETDGAGLGLLSLIAQVRDTVQIPVVAAGGLMRGSQIAAVLAAGADAAQLGTAFLVCPESGANALHKQAMTNPLFTRTELTRAFSGRPARGLVNRFMREHGPYAPAAYPQIHHLTSGLRKAAAKAGDAQGMALWAGQGHRMARELPAGQLVEVLAAELAEAKDALAAGGQQGTQPGSQA from the coding sequence ATGTCCTCCGCACTGACCGATCTCTGCCGCCTTCCGATCGTGCAGGCCCCCATGGCGGGCGGCGCTTCGTGCCCTCAGCTCGCCGCGGCCGTCTGCGAGGCCGGGGGGCTCGGATTCCTCGCCGCCGGGTACAAAACGGCCGACGGGATGTACCAGGAGATCAAACAGCTGCGGGGGCTCACGAGCCGGCCGTTCGGCGTGAACCTCTTCATGCCGCAGCCCGAGTACGCCGATGCCGCCGCCGTCGACGTCTACCGCAACCAGCTCGCCGGTGAGGCCGCCTGGTACGAGACGCAGCTCGGCGACCCGGACAGCGGCCGCGACGACGGCTACGACGCCAAGCTCGCGATCCTCGTCGAGGACCCGGTGCCGCTGGTGTCGTTCACCTTCGGCTGCCCCACCCGTGACGTCTTCGACGCCTTCGCGCGGGTCGGCACGATCACCGTCGCCACCGTCACCTCGCCCGAAGAGGCGCAGACCGCCCAGTGGTCGGGCGCCGACGCCGTGTGCGTGCAGGGCATCGAGGCGGGCGGCCACCAGGGCACGCACCGCGACAACCCCGAGACGGACGGCGCCGGGCTCGGCCTCCTCTCGCTCATCGCGCAGGTGCGCGACACCGTGCAGATCCCGGTCGTCGCGGCCGGTGGCCTGATGCGCGGCTCGCAGATCGCCGCGGTGCTCGCGGCCGGCGCGGACGCCGCGCAGCTCGGCACGGCCTTCCTGGTCTGCCCCGAGTCGGGCGCCAACGCCCTGCACAAGCAGGCCATGACCAATCCGCTGTTCACCCGCACCGAACTGACCCGGGCCTTCTCGGGACGCCCCGCGCGGGGCCTGGTCAACCGCTTCATGCGCGAGCACGGGCCGTACGCCCCCGCCGCCTACCCCCAGATCCACCACCTCACCAGCGGCCTGCGCAAGGCCGCCGCCAAGGCCGGTGACGCGCAGGGCATGGCGCTGTGGGCGGGCCAGGGCCACCGCATGGCGCGGGAGCTGCCCGCCGGGCAGCTCGTGGAGGTCCTCGCGGCCGAACTGGCCGAGGCGAAGGACGCGTTGGCAGCCGGAGGGCAGCAGGGGACCCAGCCCGGGAGCCAGGCGTGA
- the hemW gene encoding radical SAM family heme chaperone HemW yields MPSALPDGEPMPEDGSLPASALAGAGTRPLGFYLHVPYCATRCGYCDFNTYTATELRGSGGVLASRDNYADTLIDEVRLARKTLGDDPRPVQTVFVGGGTPTLLAAADLVRMLGAVREEFGLADDAEITTEANPESVDPAYLSELRAGGFNRVSFGMQSAKQHVLKVLDRTHTPGRPEACVAEARAAGFDHVNLDLIYGTPGETDDDWRATLDAAIGAGPDHVSAYALIVEEGTQLAHRIRRGEVPMTDDDVHADRYLIADEVLGGAGFSWYEVSNWATSDAGRCLHNELYWRGADWWGAGPGAHSHVGGVRWWNVKHPGAYAGALAAGRSPGAGREILAAEDRRVERILLELRLLEGCPLSLLHPAGLAASRRALADGLLEAGPYEEGRAVLTLRGRLLADAVVRDLVD; encoded by the coding sequence ATGCCTTCCGCACTGCCCGATGGTGAGCCCATGCCCGAGGACGGGTCCCTGCCCGCGTCCGCCCTCGCGGGTGCGGGGACACGGCCCCTCGGCTTCTACCTCCACGTCCCGTACTGCGCCACGCGCTGCGGCTACTGCGACTTCAACACGTACACCGCGACCGAGCTGCGCGGCTCCGGCGGCGTGCTCGCCTCGCGCGACAACTACGCGGACACCCTGATCGACGAGGTGCGGCTCGCGCGCAAGACCCTGGGGGACGACCCGCGCCCGGTGCAGACGGTCTTCGTCGGCGGCGGTACGCCCACGCTCCTCGCGGCGGCCGATCTCGTCCGCATGCTGGGAGCGGTCCGGGAGGAGTTCGGTCTCGCGGACGACGCGGAGATCACCACCGAGGCGAACCCGGAGTCCGTCGATCCGGCCTATCTGAGCGAACTGCGGGCCGGTGGCTTCAACCGGGTCTCCTTCGGGATGCAGAGCGCGAAGCAGCACGTACTGAAGGTGCTGGACCGTACGCACACCCCCGGTCGGCCCGAGGCATGCGTGGCCGAGGCGCGGGCGGCGGGCTTCGACCACGTCAACCTCGACCTCATCTACGGCACGCCGGGCGAGACGGACGACGACTGGCGGGCCACGCTCGACGCGGCGATCGGCGCCGGGCCCGACCACGTCAGCGCCTACGCCCTGATCGTCGAGGAGGGCACGCAGCTCGCGCACAGGATCCGGCGCGGCGAGGTGCCGATGACGGACGACGACGTGCACGCCGACCGGTATCTGATCGCCGACGAGGTGCTCGGGGGCGCGGGGTTCTCCTGGTACGAGGTGTCGAACTGGGCCACGTCCGATGCCGGGCGGTGCCTGCACAACGAGTTGTACTGGCGCGGGGCCGACTGGTGGGGGGCCGGGCCGGGCGCCCACAGCCACGTGGGGGGCGTGCGGTGGTGGAACGTCAAGCATCCGGGTGCCTACGCGGGCGCCCTCGCGGCCGGTCGGTCGCCCGGGGCCGGGCGGGAGATCCTCGCCGCGGAGGACCGGCGGGTGGAACGGATCCTGCTGGAGCTGCGGCTCCTTGAGGGGTGCCCGTTGTCCCTGCTCCACCCCGCGGGCCTCGCGGCTTCCCGCCGGGCGCTCGCCGATGGGCTTCTTGAGGCGGGGCCCTACGAGGAGGGGCGTGCCGTGCTGACCCTGCGGGGGCGGTTGCTGGCGGATGCGGTGGTGCGGGACCTGGTGGACTGA
- the dnaJ gene encoding molecular chaperone DnaJ gives MATDYYAVLGVRRDASQDEIKKAFRRLARELHPDVNPDPKTQERFKEINAAYEVLSDPQKKQVYDLGGDPLSQAGGGGAGGFGAGGFGNFSDIMDAFFGTASQRGPRSRTRRGQDAMIRLEIDLDEAAFGTTKDIQVDTAVVCTTCSGEGAAPGTSAQTCDMCRGRGEVSQVTRSFLGQVMTSRPCPQCQGFGTVVPTPCPECAGDGRIRSRRTLTVKIPAGVDNGTRIQLAGEGEVGPGGGPAGDLYVEIHELPHAVFQRRGDDLHCTVTIPMTAAALGTKVPLETLDGLEEVDIRPGTQSGQSVPLHGRGITHLRGGGRGDLIVHVEVLTPSKLDAEQERVLRELAVLRGEERPTGQFQPGQQGLFSRLKDAFNGR, from the coding sequence GTGGCCACGGACTACTACGCCGTACTAGGCGTGCGCCGCGACGCTTCCCAGGACGAAATCAAGAAGGCCTTCCGGAGGCTTGCGCGAGAGCTTCACCCGGACGTGAATCCGGATCCGAAGACTCAGGAGCGCTTCAAGGAGATCAACGCCGCGTACGAGGTGTTGTCGGACCCGCAGAAGAAGCAGGTCTACGACCTCGGCGGCGACCCGCTGTCCCAGGCGGGCGGCGGCGGTGCGGGCGGTTTCGGGGCCGGTGGCTTCGGCAACTTCTCGGACATCATGGACGCGTTCTTCGGGACGGCGTCGCAGCGTGGCCCCCGGTCGCGCACGCGCCGTGGCCAGGACGCCATGATCCGGCTCGAGATCGACCTGGACGAGGCGGCCTTCGGGACCACCAAGGACATACAGGTCGACACGGCGGTCGTATGTACGACCTGCAGCGGTGAAGGTGCCGCGCCGGGTACGTCCGCTCAAACGTGTGACATGTGCCGCGGTCGCGGTGAGGTGTCGCAGGTCACGCGGTCGTTCCTCGGCCAGGTCATGACGTCGCGGCCGTGCCCGCAGTGTCAGGGCTTCGGCACGGTCGTGCCCACCCCCTGCCCCGAGTGCGCCGGCGACGGCCGCATCCGGTCGCGGCGGACGCTCACCGTGAAGATCCCCGCCGGTGTCGACAACGGCACGCGGATCCAGCTCGCGGGCGAGGGCGAGGTCGGCCCCGGTGGCGGCCCCGCAGGCGACCTGTACGTGGAGATCCACGAGCTGCCGCACGCCGTGTTCCAGCGGCGCGGGGACGACTTGCACTGCACGGTCACCATCCCCATGACGGCCGCGGCTCTGGGCACCAAGGTGCCCCTGGAGACGCTGGACGGCCTGGAGGAGGTCGACATCCGGCCGGGCACGCAGTCAGGACAGTCGGTGCCGCTGCACGGCAGGGGCATCACGCACCTGCGGGGCGGCGGTCGCGGTGACCTCATCGTGCACGTCGAGGTCCTCACGCCGAGCAAGCTGGACGCGGAGCAGGAGCGGGTCCTTCGGGAGCTGGCGGTGCTGCGGGGCGAGGAGCGGCCCACCGGGCAGTTCCAGCCGGGGCAGCAGGGTCTGTTCTCGCGCCTGAAGGACGCGTTCAACGGTCGCTGA
- a CDS encoding MBL fold metallo-hydrolase, with translation MNVTPAWDEAGWERLAPHVGRRRLPVWDCTAGLVVGGESALMIEAGATLREGAELRTQARGILGGGRRVTHLALTHPHFDHVLGAAAFAGVEVYGAVGLDTLLAKGRDELRDSAVRHGVAPDAAAEAADLLVHPHHTVCGEWTLDLGGGVQVLLANVGPGHTGHDLAVLVPGTADSPEIVFCGDLVEESGEPQAGDDAVPKRWPAALDRLLDLGGEDALYVPGHGAVVDAAFVRAQRATLAARFGVS, from the coding sequence ATGAACGTGACGCCGGCTTGGGACGAGGCAGGGTGGGAGCGGCTCGCGCCGCATGTGGGACGGCGGCGCCTCCCGGTCTGGGACTGTACGGCCGGGCTTGTCGTCGGCGGTGAATCGGCGCTGATGATCGAGGCGGGGGCGACCCTGCGCGAGGGGGCGGAGCTGCGCACCCAGGCGCGCGGCATCCTCGGCGGGGGCCGCCGGGTCACCCATCTCGCCCTGACGCACCCGCACTTCGACCATGTGCTCGGCGCCGCGGCGTTCGCGGGCGTGGAGGTGTACGGCGCGGTGGGCCTCGACACGCTGCTCGCTAAGGGCCGCGACGAGCTGCGCGATTCCGCCGTGCGGCACGGGGTCGCGCCGGACGCGGCGGCGGAGGCCGCCGACCTGCTCGTCCACCCGCACCACACGGTGTGCGGGGAGTGGACGCTCGACCTGGGCGGCGGGGTGCAGGTGCTGCTCGCGAACGTCGGCCCGGGACACACGGGCCACGACCTGGCGGTCCTGGTCCCCGGCACGGCGGACTCCCCGGAGATCGTCTTCTGCGGCGATCTGGTCGAGGAGTCGGGTGAACCGCAGGCCGGTGACGACGCGGTCCCGAAGCGGTGGCCTGCGGCGCTCGACCGGCTGCTCGACCTGGGCGGGGAGGACGCGCTGTACGTGCCGGGGCACGGTGCGGTGGTCGATGCGGCATTTGTCCGTGCGCAACGGGCCACACTGGCGGCCCGCTTCGGCGTGTCGTAG
- a CDS encoding DUF3097 domain-containing protein, with amino-acid sequence MRQYSADLTPPWKKPKPVPEVAAEADLVVEELSTGFCGAVIRCEKTAEGPTVTLEDRFGKHRVFPMTPGAFALEGRTVTLVRPSASSSSPVRPSRTASGSVAVPGARARVARAGRIYVEGRHDAELVERVWGDDLRIEGVVVEYLEGIDDLPAIVEEFSPGPDARLGVLVDHLVPGSKESRIAARVSSSSALVVGHPYIDVWEAVKPSSVGIAAWPRVPRGQDWKTGVCEALGWPLNTGAAWQRILGSVRSYRDLEPALLGRVEELIDFVTAD; translated from the coding sequence ATGCGCCAGTACTCTGCGGACCTGACCCCGCCCTGGAAGAAGCCGAAGCCCGTGCCGGAGGTCGCCGCGGAGGCGGACCTCGTGGTGGAGGAGCTGAGCACCGGCTTCTGCGGGGCGGTGATCCGCTGCGAGAAGACGGCGGAGGGTCCGACGGTGACCCTGGAGGACCGCTTCGGCAAGCACCGCGTCTTCCCGATGACTCCGGGTGCCTTCGCCCTGGAGGGCCGTACGGTGACGCTGGTCCGCCCTTCCGCTTCCTCCTCTTCACCGGTACGTCCTTCGCGCACCGCTTCCGGCTCGGTGGCCGTGCCGGGTGCGCGGGCCCGGGTCGCCCGCGCGGGGCGGATCTACGTGGAGGGCCGCCACGACGCGGAGCTCGTCGAGCGGGTGTGGGGCGACGACCTGCGGATCGAGGGCGTCGTCGTCGAGTACCTGGAGGGCATCGACGACCTCCCGGCGATCGTCGAGGAGTTCTCCCCCGGCCCCGACGCGCGACTCGGCGTCCTGGTGGACCACCTGGTGCCCGGCTCGAAGGAGTCGAGGATCGCGGCGCGGGTGAGTTCTTCGTCGGCGCTGGTGGTGGGGCACCCCTACATCGACGTGTGGGAGGCGGTGAAGCCGTCCTCGGTGGGGATCGCGGCGTGGCCGCGCGTCCCCCGCGGCCAGGACTGGAAGACGGGCGTCTGCGAGGCCCTTGGCTGGCCCCTGAACACGGGCGCCGCATGGCAGCGGATCCTGGGCTCGGTGCGCAGCTACCGGGATCTTGAACCGGCGCTTCTGGGCCGCGTGGAGGAACTGATCGACTTCGTCACCGCGGACTAG
- a CDS encoding 16S rRNA (uracil(1498)-N(3))-methyltransferase: MTAPVFVVETFGTFENTAADGGRFVLDGPEGRHAVSVKRLHAGEDVVLTDGAGRWADCVVLDTEGKDRLILRMDSVQEEAPQEPRITVVQALPKGDRGELAVETMTETGVDAIVPWSASRCITQWKGERGLKALGKWRATAREAGKQSRRVRFPEVADALSTKQVAALLGTADLAAVLHEEGSEPLATADLPAAGHIVLVVGPEGGVSPDELAAFADAGAKPYRLGRSVLRTSTAGTAAAALLLGRTGRWS, translated from the coding sequence GTGACCGCGCCCGTCTTCGTCGTCGAGACCTTCGGGACCTTCGAGAACACTGCCGCGGACGGCGGACGCTTCGTGCTCGACGGTCCCGAAGGGCGACACGCCGTCTCCGTGAAGCGGCTGCACGCCGGTGAGGACGTCGTCCTGACCGACGGGGCCGGACGCTGGGCCGACTGCGTGGTCCTGGACACCGAGGGCAAGGACCGGCTGATCCTGCGGATGGACTCCGTACAGGAGGAGGCGCCGCAGGAGCCCCGGATCACCGTCGTACAGGCGCTGCCCAAGGGCGACCGCGGTGAACTCGCCGTCGAGACCATGACGGAGACCGGCGTCGACGCGATCGTGCCCTGGTCCGCGTCGCGCTGCATCACCCAGTGGAAGGGCGAGCGCGGGCTCAAGGCGCTCGGCAAGTGGCGTGCCACGGCGCGCGAGGCGGGCAAGCAGTCACGCCGGGTGCGCTTCCCCGAGGTCGCGGACGCCCTGTCCACCAAGCAGGTGGCGGCGCTCCTGGGCACCGCCGACCTCGCCGCGGTCCTGCACGAGGAAGGCAGCGAACCGCTGGCCACGGCGGACCTTCCGGCTGCCGGGCACATCGTCCTGGTGGTCGGCCCCGAGGGCGGCGTCTCCCCGGACGAGCTCGCGGCCTTCGCGGACGCGGGCGCGAAGCCGTACCGCCTGGGGCGTAGCGTGTTGCGTACGTCGACCGC